In the Drosophila biarmipes strain raj3 chromosome X, RU_DBia_V1.1, whole genome shotgun sequence genome, one interval contains:
- the LOC108031443 gene encoding syntaxin-binding protein 5 isoform X6 has product MKKFTFKGVLDGFRQSVQPQATRQEQEIQEQLKADHFTLKKTFRHGFPYSPTSFAFDPVQKLLAIGDKSGYIRILGRPGVDAHAKHEGESECAVLFAQFLVNEGALVTVTADDTIHLWSIRQKTPRIVQSLKFQRERVTCIHLPVGSKWLYVGTEKGNIHVVHIDTFALSGYIINWNKAIEVVRTSHPGAVIALCDNPLDANKLLIAFECGLLVLWDLKAKCAELRWQAAEAVKSLAWHYEGKYFVSSHTDGSICSWPTKPQAKPQSQVCPHAKINKDGNAEKCKPIYKVDLKSSATGETFTIFSGGMPSEKGSKSNCITVMVGKATTVLEMEHAVCDFITLCENPWPCETQEPYAIAVLLQYDLVLIDLLTPGFPCFESPYPMDLHESPVTCCTYLTDCPSDLVPAFYSVGRTTTSKKSCFSEREWPISGGEWSPASCSYSEIVITGHQDGSLKFWDSGAGTLQILYKLKTAKMFEKPRSHVAHSHPESDNPLAVHLIFLCSESRRLCVAGAMGQVMLFKFRKVESTSEVLVLEIPILYENFDDIYGTSPECDFLTGHQVQKTESSDSDKTTECSLKVRFGAQRKPPGFQSQLVCLTTGPNRRNVQVTSLCISSSYGLMAYGTEYGLVIIDIIQKICLLSVACPDLYGAHDPYSRTPKSPKRIENKEEQSRSPSSDQLNDTTSPDSPSLEFVPEAAGESTDGGATAMSSRPGSPDPPMVVNSARETLLSGSAASTAAAAASAAMMAKSPQRDDAAPKELQDRRKSMSWKTFNLKRQLSKVNMKIGGLNVNTDMESLKNNSIFYTPKEVSPEGATPPATEEEATPEGREEESVDDAELAPNAGTGAAPSPSSAVRGKFRSSTTDSPDEGASSSTASGIRRVDFEQPAAMEVERPNNLPLTDAPAPLKPARQKFKEKSRDQRLLSVPNIKYQPRDLRGGVRTLKNDVSPLMGGAGGGIASGSGGVGGSGVGGKKIRNGCRRAAIQLPVCDCVEVL; this is encoded by the exons atgaaaaagttcACATTCAAAGGAGTTCTAGATGGATTTCGACAAAGCGTTCAGCCCCAAGCCACACGACAGGAGCAGGAGATCCAGGAGCAACTCAAGGCCGACCACTTTACGTTAAAGAAA ACCTTTCGCCATGGCTTTCCATACTCGCCCACATCCTTTGCCTTCGATCCTGTACAAAAGCTACTAGCGATTGGCGACAAATCGGGCTACATTCGCAT ttTGGGACGACCTGGCGTCGATGCCCACGCCAAACACGAGGGCGAATCCGAGTGCGCCGTGCTCTTTGCCCAGTTCCTGGTCAACGAGGGCGCCCTGGTCACCGTCACCGCCGATGACACCATTCACTTGTGGAGTATTCGCCAAAAGACACCGCGCATTGTGCAGAGTCTGAAGTTTCAGAGGGAGCG CGTGACTTGCATACACCTGCCCGTGGGCAGCAAATGGCTGTACGTGGGCACCGAGAAGGGAAACATACACGTTGTTCACATAGATACATTTGCACTTAGTGGTTATATTATTAACTGGAATAAAGCAATTGAAGT GGTTAGAACTAGTCATCCAGGTGCTGTGATTGCGTTATGTGATAATCCATTGGATGCAAACAAG TTGCTTATTGCATTTGAGTGCGGGCTGCTTGTTTTGTGGGATCTGAAGGCGAAATGCGCTGAGTTGCGATGGCAGGCCGCCGAGGCCGTCAAGTCCCTGGCCTGGCACTACGAGGGCAAGTACTTTGTGTCCTCGCACACGGATGGCTCCATTTGCTCCTGGCCCACGAAGCCGCAGGCCAAGCCGCAGTCGCAGGTCTGTCCGCATG CTAAAATCAACAAGGATGGCAATGCGGAGAAATGCAAACCGATTTATAAAGTTGACTTGAAGTCCAGCGCGACTGG GGAAACCTTTACCATTTTCTCGGGCGGCATGCCCTCGGAAAAGGGCTCCAAGTCCAACTGCATCACGGTGATGGTGGGCAAGGCCACTACGGTGCTGGAGATGGAGCACGCCGTATGCGATTTCATAACACTCTGCGAGAATCCCTGGCCCTGCG AGACCCAGGAGCCGTATGCTATTGCCGTGCTGCTGCAATACGACTTAGTATTAATAGACTTATTAACACCCGGTTTTCCATGTTTTGAATCGCCTTATCCAATGGACTTACACGAATCACCTGTTACATGTTGCACATATTTAACCGATTGCCCATCGGATTTGGTTCCTGCTTTCTATTCA GTTGGTCGCACAACGACAAGTAAAAAGAGCTGCTTCTCGGAGCGCGAATGGCCGATATCCGGTGGCGAGTGGTCGCCGGCGTCGTGCAGCTATTCGGAGATCGTGATCACCGGACACCAGGACGGCAGCCTCAAGTTCTGGGACTCCGGTGCCGGCACGCTACAGATCCTCTATAAGCTGAAGACGGCCAAGATGTTCGAGAAGCCGCGCTCCCACGTCGCCCACTCGCATCCGGAGAGCGACAATCCGCTGGCGGTGCACCTCATCTTCCTTTGCTCGGAGTCGCGACGCCTCTGTGTGGCCGGCGCCATGGGCCAGGTGATGCTCTTCAAGTTCCGCAAGGTGGAGTCCACATCGGAGGTACTGGTCCTGGAGATACCCATACTCTATGAGAATTTTGATGACATCTATGGGACGAGTCCCGAGTGCGATTTTCTAACGGGCCATCAAGTGCAGAAGACGGAGTCTAGTGATTCGGATAAG ACAACCGAGTGTTCGCTGAAGGTGCGCTTTGGAGCGCAGCGCAAGCCGCCGGGCTTCCAGTCGCAGCTGGTCTGCCTCACCACCGGACCCAATCGCCGGAACGTGCAGGTTACCTCGCTGTGCATCAGCTCCAGTTACGGCCT aATGGCTTATGGTACCGAATATGGACTTGTCATAATTGATATAATCCAAAAAATTTGCCTATTGAGTGTTGCATGCCCCGATCTGTATGGCGCACATGATCCTTACTCGCGAACACCAAAAAGTCCAAAACGCATTGAGAACAAAGAGGAGCAAAGCCGATCGCCCAGCTCAGATCAG CTGAACGACACGACCAGTCCGGACAGTCCGTCGCTTGAATTTGTACCGGAGGCGGCCGGCGAATCAACGGACGGCGGGGCGACGGCGATGAGCTCACGACCCGGCTCACCGGATCCACCGATGGTGGTGAACAGCGCCCGGGAGACACTGCTCAGCGGATCGGCGGCATCAACGGCGGCCGCAGCAGCATCGGCGGCCATGATGGCCAAGAGTCCCCAGCGGGACGATGCGGCTCCCAAGGAGCTGCAGGACAGACGCAAGTCGATGTCCTGGAAAACGTTCAATTTGAAGCGTCAATTATCGAAAGTCAATATGAAGATCGGTGGTCTGAATGTCAACACCGACATGGAGTCGCTCAAGAATAACTCCATTTTCTACACACCCAAGGAGGTGTCCCCGGAGGGTGCCACGCCACCGGCGACGGAAGAGGAGGCCACACCGGAGGGCCGGGAGGAGGAGTCAGTGGATGATGCtgaattggcgcccaacgctGGGACAGGGGCAGCACCATCACCCTCGTCGGCAGTGCGGGGCAAATTTCGATCCTCCACCACCGATTCGCCAGACGAGGGCGCTAGCAGTAGCACCGCCAGTGGCATTCGTCGCGTTGACTTTGAACAGCCGGCCGCGATGGAGGTGGAGCGACCCAATAATCTGCCCCTGACGGATGCACCTGCTCCGCTGAAGCCCGCCCGCCAGAAGTTCAAGGAGAAGTCGCGCGACCAGCGGCTATTGTCCGTTCCGAATATTAAGTACCAGCCGCGAGATTTGCGCGGTGGCGTGCGCACCCTCAAGAACGATGTGTCGCCGTTGATGGGCGGTGCAGGAGGAGGCATTGCCAGCGGCAGCGGAGGAGTTGGAGGGAGCGGCGTTGGAGGCAAGAAGATAC GCAACGGATGCAGAAGAGCTGCAATACAACTGCCTGTATGTGATTGTGTGGAAGTTCTTTG